A window from Citrus sinensis cultivar Valencia sweet orange chromosome 3, DVS_A1.0, whole genome shotgun sequence encodes these proteins:
- the LOC102614804 gene encoding BTB/POZ and TAZ domain-containing protein 3, which produces MASPDIESPWLCAAGESFCGSFNIRVEEGNAADILHVLEVPTSSVPYNCSIPKPPPLPIKPCTKNKYPNRFLHCSFVPKETKDVWDKLFKEGNGADVYIITMDESCIQAHSSILSIASPVLGNILQQSKVKNGFKYIKIPGVPHEAVYAFFRFLYSSCFEEEDLKKFVLHLLVLSHSYLVPPLKRVCEYFLEQGGLTKENVIDVLQLARNCDAPRLSLICVRMVVKDFKAITSTEGWKIMKRANPALEQELVESVVDEDSRKQERLRKVEERKVYLQLHEAMEALLHICRDGCRTIGPRDKVLKGSQVACNFPACKGLEALVRHFSNCKTRVPGGCVHCKRMWQLLELHSRMCNEPDLCKVPLCRHFKEKMQQQSKKDEAKWKLLVSKVISAKKAFGPFSARHAGLL; this is translated from the exons ATGGCTTCGCCAGATATTGAGTCTCCCTGGCTTTGTGCCGCTGGCGAATCCTTCTGTGGGTCGTTTAATATACGTGTGGAGGAGGGGAATGCAGCCGATATTTTACATGTGCTGGAAGTTCCCACCTCTTCTGTACCCTATAACTGTAGTATACCCAAGCCACCCCCTCTCCCTATTAAACCCTgtacaaaaaacaaatatcCCAATAGATTTTTACATTGTAGTTTTGTTCCAAAGGAAACAAAGGATGTATGGGATAAGCTTTTCAAGGAAGGAAATGGTGCAGATGTCTATATTATAACCATGGACGAATCCTGTATTCAAGCTCATTCCAGTATACTG AGTATTGCCTCACCTGTGCTGGGGAATATTCTGCAGCAATCAAAAGTAAAGAATGGTTtcaaatatatcaaaattccAGGGGTGCCTCATGAAGCTGTCTATGCATTTTTTCGTTTTCTCTATTCCTCCTG CTTTGAAGAGGAAGATTTGAAGAAGTTTGTTCTCCATTTGTTGGTTTTGTCACACTCCTACTTGGTTCCACCTCTGAAAAGAGTGTGTGAATACTTTCTAGAACAGGGAGGGTTAACCAAAGAAAATGTAATAGATGTGCTACAGTTAGCAAGGAACTGTGATGCACCAAGACTCTCCTTAATATGTGTGCGTATGGTTGTGAAGGACTTCAAAGCTATAACTTCAACTGAAGGTTGGAAAATCATGAAGCGTGCTAATCCTGCACTGGAACAAGAACTTGTAGAGTCCGTTGTTGATGAAGACTCC AGAAAACAAGAGAGGTTAAGAAAAGTGGAAGAGCGAAAGGTGTATTTACAGCTGCATGAGGCAATGGAGGCACTTCTTCACATATGCAGGGACGGCTGTAGGACAATTGGTCCACGTGACAAAGTGCTGAAAGGAAGCCAGGTTGCCTGCAATTTTCCAGCTTGCAAAGGGCTCGAGGCTTTAGTCCGTCATTTCTCCAACTGTAAGACTCGGGTTCCTGGTGGATGTGTTCACTGTAAACGCATGTGGCAGCTGCTTGAACTGCATTCTCGCATGTGCAATGAACCTGATTTATGCAAGGTCCCTCTTTGTAG GCATTTCAAGGAAAAAATGCAGCAGCAGAGCAAAAAAGACGAAGCCAAGTGGAAATTGTTGGTGAGCAAGGTAATATCAGCAAAGAAAGCATTCGGACCATTTTCTGCCCGGCATGCAGGTTTATTATGA
- the LOC102615299 gene encoding sm-like protein LSM36B, whose amino-acid sequence MSTGGEKGSATTKTPADFLKSIRGRPVVVKLNSGVDYRGILACLDGYMNIAMEQTEEYVNGQLKNKYGDAFIRGNNVLYISTSKRTLADGA is encoded by the exons ATGAGTACTGGAGGCGAGAAAGGTTCGGCCACTACAAAAACTCCCGCAGATTTCCTCAAGTCTATTCGTGGTCGACCCGTTGTCGTAAAACTCAACTCTGGTGTTGACTACCGAG GCATTCTGGCTTGTCTAGATGGATACATGAATATTGCTATGGAGCAAACAGAAGAATATGTCAATGGACAGCTGAAAAACAAGTATGGCGATGCATTCATCCGTGGAAATAATG TTCTTTACATTAGTACATCAAAGAGAACATTAGCAGATGGGGCCTAG
- the LOC102615579 gene encoding acyl-coenzyme A thioesterase 2, chloroplastic-like yields the protein MMRFRPLRKPKSKFISDSKSQPNLAQHTVQFSRSNFVTTHLLSSSKEPKPICKIMSFASLSSLSSLKSHLNHEPINTLLFNSSEESSFMFKTKCFDPFLYKFVPTRSFSDKISDSSPSFESSKPIDAGSSMRKPLSLWPGMYHSPVTNALWEARSRMFEKTGDKPIDSIAQSELAAKPPSKSRTSILYKFSSDYILKEQYRNPWNEMRMGKLLEDLDALAGTISYKHCCNDDGATRPILLVTASVDRMVVKKPIRVDIDLELTGAVTWVGRSSMEIQLEVTQSTQDTTDSTESVALVANFTFVARDTKTGKSAPINQILPEKEKEKLLWEEAEQRNKMRKTKRAERKMTAENGDKDRLNALLAEGRIFCDMPALADRDSILIKDTCHENSLMCQPQQRNIHGRIFGGFLMRKASELAFSTAYTFAGAAPLFVEVDHVDFLKPVDVGNFLRLKSCVLYTELENPARPLINVEVVAHVTSPELRASEISNKFYFTFTIRPEVKKDGLSIRNVVPATEEEARRVLERMDAENSQLAQL from the exons ATGATGAGATTCAGACCACTCAGAAAACCAAAATCCAAATTCATTTCTGATTCAAAATCACAACCCAATCTTGCTCAACACACTGTTCAGTTTTCAAGATCCAATTTTGTGACCACCCACTTGCTTAGTTCATCAAAAGAACCGAAACCCATATGCAAAATCATGTCTTTTGCTAGTTTGAGCTCCCTGTCATCGTTGAAGTCTCACTTAAATCATGAACCCATCAATACCCTTTTGTTCAACTCATCCGAAGAATCAAGCTTCATGTTCAAAACTAAATGTTTTGATccatttttatacaaatttgtTCCAACAAGATCATTTTCTGATAAAATTTCTGACTCATCCCCTTCATTTGAGAGCTCAAAACCTATAGACGCAGGTTCTTCAATGCGGAAACCACTCAGTTTGTGGCCTGGAATGTACCATTCGCCTGTAACTAATGCTTTATGGGAAGCAAGATCAAGGATGTTTGAAAAAACAGGAGATAAGCCAATTGATTCGATTGCACAAAGTGAATTGGCTGCAAAACCCCCATCTAAGAGCAGGACCAGTATTCTTTACAAGTTTTCAAGTGATTATATACTTAAAGAGCAGTACAGGAATCCTTGGAATGAGATGAGGATGGGGAAGTTACTTGAGGATCTTGATGCTCTTGCTGGAACCATTTCATACAAG CATTGTTGCAATGATGATGGCGCGACAAGGCCTATATTATTGGTCACTGCTTCTGTTGACAGGATGGTTGTGAAGAAACCAATCCGTGTTGACATCGATTTGGAACTAACTGGAGCTGTTACATGGGTTGGGCGGTCTTCCATGGAGATTCAACTTGAAGTGACTCAATCCACACAAG ATACTACAGATTCAACGGAATCAGTAGCCCTTGTGGCAAACTTCACATTTGTAGCTCGTGACACGAAGACAGGAAAATCAGCTCCAATTAACCAGATCTTGcctgaaaaagagaaagaaaaattgcttTGGGAAGAAGCTGAGCAAAGGAACAAAATGCGGAAAACAAAGAGAGCAGAAAGGAAAATGACTGCTGAAAATGGAGATAAAGACAGGCTTAATGCATTGTTGGCTGAAGGGCGAATCTTCTGTGACATGCCAGCACTGGCAGACAGAGATAGCATTCTTATTAAGGACACATGCCATGAGAACTCCTTGATGTGTCAGCCACAGCAAAGGAACATTCATGGTCGGATTTTTGGCGGATTTTTGATGCGTAAAGCATCTGAACTGGCCTTCTCAACTGCTTACACATTTGCTGGTGCAGCACCTCTCTTTGTTGAAGTAGATcatgttgattttttaaaacct GTGGATGTCGGAAACTTCCTCCGTCTCAAGTCATGTGTTTTGTATACGGAACTTGAGAACCCAGCCAGACCTCTGATAAATGTAGAAGTTGTAGCTCATGTTACAAGTCCTGAACTAAGGGCCAGTGAG ATATCGAATAAATTCTACTTCACCTTTACTATCCGTCCTGAGGTAAAGAAAGATGGATTGAGCATTCGGAATGTTGTTCCTGCCACAGAAGAGGAAGCGCGACGGGTGCTGGAACGTATGGATGCTGAGAATTCCCAGTTGGCACAACTATGA
- the LOC102615981 gene encoding formin-like protein 2 — protein MPTIIFLFFTLFTTTTTSLPLQHHNRRRLLHQPFFPVPTTPPPLQQPSPSPSPSPSPSPSPFPQPQHKLLPKYPFSTTPPNNPQKPFFPSYPSPPPPPPAPPVLSTFPANISSLLFPHPPSKSAHRHVIILAISLSFLSAAVLIAAAAVFIYFRSKHRSSPDKTSTSDGQRLFPPNLPPSDGGHKTPTVQRNVSSSSNQPSTSSEFLYLGTLVNSRSGEMPVDTRNAAVKIGVSKSPSGYHKLGSPELNPLPPLLKQNSSFTSGEMCFNKEDDNEVKNITTEEDEDDEEEEFFSPRGSSGRKESREISTPARIGSSSRNFGSRSFNSRTASYPYSHSCSPTNSITSSCNSVSRNSSPNLMMKSRFQENAHNKNNSSVSSSSRSDSSGTQNSPDRAVPVKLPPPPPPLPPARFWEVPMAAPKSSGHPVLVAPSSLRPVGLKNLGLSLGNEELMKNENVEKSEETPRPKLKPLHWDKVRASSDRAMVWDQFKSGSFQLNEEMIETLFTVNSSNLNSKDNGRKQVLSVPNQENRVLDPKKSQNIAILLRALNVTVDEVCEGLLEGNSDTLGAELLESLLKMAPTKEEERKIKEFKDESPFKLGPAEKFLRAVLEIPFAFKRVDAMLYIANFDSEVEYLKRSFETLQVACGELRKSRMFLKLLEAVLKTGNRMNVGTNRGDAHAFKLDTLLKLVDVKGADGKTTLLHFVVQEIIRAEGSRLSGANPDTKTEKTQQSSFQDDVEFRKLGLQVVSSLSGELTNVRKAAAMDSDVLSSEVAKLAAGITKIMEVVKLNEEIAMKESSRKFSHSMNEFLKKAEQEIISIQSQESVALSMVKEITEYFHGNSAKEEAHPFRIFLVVKEFLSTLDQVCKEVGRINERTIYSSVRPMPTNPALPPAFPGFNGRQHYCSSDDESSSQS, from the exons ATGCCGACAatcattttcctcttctttaCTCTTTTTACCACCACCACGACTAGCCTCCCCCTCCAACACCACAACCGACGTCGTTTGCTCCACCAGCCTTTTTTCCCAGTACCCACTACTCCCCCACCGTTACAACAGCCCTCACCGTCACCGTCACCGTCACCGTCACCGTCACCTTCTCCGTTTCCTCAACCCCAGCACAAActattaccaaaatacccattttCCACTACCCCACCAAACAACCCTCAAAAGCCTTTCTTTCCGTCATACCCTTCTCCGCCGCCGCCGCCCCCGGCGCCGCCCGTTCTCTCGACGTTCCCGGCCAACATATCCTCTCTTCTCTTCCCCCACCCACCTTCTAAGTCCGCCCACCGCCACGTAATCATCCTTGCCATCTCCCTCTCCTTTCTCTCCGCCGCTGTCCTTATCGCTGCTGCAGCAGTCTTCATATACTTCCGAAGCAAGCACCGCAGCAGTCCGGACAAAACTTCAACATCCGACGGCCAGCGTCTTTTCCCGCCAAATTTACCTCCATCAGACGGCGGCCACAAAACTCCAACTGTCCAGCGCAATGTGTCGTCGTCGTCGAACCAACCCAGCACGTCGTCAGAATTTCTCTACCTGGGCACTCTCGTAAACTCCCGTTCTGGAGAAATGCCTGTCGATACAAGAAACGCCGCCGTGAAAATTGGCGTTTCAAAATCTCCGTCTGGGTATCACAAGCTTGGCTCGCCGGAGCTAAATCCTCTGCCGCCGTTGCTGAAGCAAAATTCCAGTTTCACGAGCGGGGAAATGTGTTTCAACAAAGAAGATGATAATGAAGTGAAAAATATAACAAcggaagaagatgaagatgatgaggAAGAGGAGTTCTTTTCGCCGAGAGGGTCGTCGGGTCGTAAAGAGAGTCGAGAAATCTCGACGCCGGCGCGTATTGGGTCGAGCTCAAGAAATTTTGGAAGCCGCAGCTTTAACTCGAGAACTGCTTCGTACCCATATTCACATTCTTGCTCACCGACTAATTCGATCACCAGTTCTTGTAACTCTGTGTCGAGAAATTCAAGTCCTAATCTGATGATGAAATCGAGATTTCAAGAAAATGctcataacaaaaataactcGTCTGTTTCTTCATCGTCGAGAAGTGATTCTAGTGGTACCCAGAACTCGCCTGATCGAGCTGTTCCTGTCAAActtccaccaccaccaccaccttTGCCGCCGGCGCGGTTCTGGGAGGTACCGATGGCTGCTCCGAAAAGTTCAGGGCATCCAGTTCTTGTGGCACCTTCGAGTTTGAGGCCTGTTGGGTTGAAGAATTTGGGGCTGAGTTTAGGTAATGAGGAATTGATGAAGAATGAGAATGTGGAGAAGAGCGAGGAGACGCCGAGGCCGAAGTTGAAGCCTTTGCATTGGGATAAAGTCAGGGCAAGTTCTGATCGGGCTATGGTGTGGGATCAGTTTAAATCGGGCTCGTTTCA ATTGAATGAGGAAATGATTGAGACATTATTCACGGTGAATAGCTCGAATCTGAATTCTAAAGATAATGGTAGAAAGCAGGTTCTTTCAGTTCCAAATCAGGAAAATCGGGTGCTTGATCCCAAGAAGTCTCAAAACATTGCAATTTTGCTGAGGGCACTTAATGTTACTGTTGATGAAGTGTGCGAAGGTCTTCTGGAAG GAAATTCAGATACACTTGGGGCAGAGCTGCTGGAAAGTTTGTTAAAGATGGCTCCAACCAAAGAAGAAGAGCGTAAGATAAAGGAGTTCAAAGATGAATCACCATTTAAGCTAGGACCTGCCGAGAAATTTCTTAGGGCAGTGCTTGAAATTCCTTTTGCATTCAAGAGAGTAGATGCAATGCTCTACATTGCCAATTTTGACTCTGAAGTTGAGTACCTTAAAAGGTCTTTCGAAACTCTGCAG GTGGCTTGTGGAGAACTGAGGAAAAGCAGAATgttccttaagcttttagAAGCAGTGCTGAAAACTGGGAATCGCATGAATGTTGGCACTAACCGGGGTGATGCCCATGCCTTCAAGCTGGACACACTACTGAAGCTTGTTGATGTTAAGGGTGCTGATGGGAAAACCACCCTCTTGCATTTTGTGGTACAGGAAATCATCAGAGCTGAAGGTTCTCGTCTGTCTGGCGCCAATCCAGATACAAAAACTGAGAAAACTCAACAGTCTTCTTTCCAAGATGATGTTGAATTCAGAAAGCTCGGCCTACAAGTTGTTTCAAGTCTAAGTGGGGAGCTTACAAATGTGAGAAAGGCTGCTGCAATGGATTCAGATGTGCTTAGCAGTGAAGTTGCAAAATTAGCTGCAGGAATCACAAAGATAATGGAAGTAGTGAAATTAAACGAAGAAATTGCAATGAAGGAAAGCAGTCGGAAATTCTCCCATTCAATGAACGAGTTCTTGAAAAAGGCAGAACAAGAGATTATAAGCATCCAATCCCAAGAGAGTGTTGCTCTTTCTATGGTGAAGGAAATAACTGAGTACTTCCATGGGAACTCAGCTAAGGAAGAAGCTCATCCATTCCGGATTTTCTTGGTggtaaaggaatttctttCTACTCTCGATCAGGTATGCAAGGAAGTTGGCAGAATCAATGAGAGAACTATATACAGTTCAGTGCGTCCAATGCCAACAAACCCAGCCCTTCCGCCAGCTTTCCCTGGCTTTAATGGACGGCAGCATTATTGTTCGTCAGATGATGAAAGCTCATCCCAATCTTAA